The nucleotide window TTGACGATGCGCGGCGGCTGCCCGGGCACCAGCGCGGTATAGCCGCCAAAGGTATTGCTGGGCGTGAATGCCACGGCATTCGTCAGGCCGCGGCCGTTGGTGCTTTCGCGCCGGAACATCGACGCTTTCAGCGCCAGCGTCCAGTCCTCGCCCAGCTTCTTCGTGAAGCCGGCCAGCACGCTCATCCGGTCCGACTCGGGCTGCAGGTTCGATACTTCGTCGCGCACCATGCACTGGCCGGCGCGGTATTTGACGAAGTTGCAGGTGGGGTCGAGGAACTGGTAGCTGGCCGGATTGTTGACGCCGGTGGCCGGGTTGTACAGGAAAGGACTGCTGGCGGCCGTCAGGAAACTGTTGCTCTCGTTGGGCACGCCGCGCAGCACGGACAGGCCGCCGCGCGTGGTCCAGTCGCCGCTGGCCCAGCCGTATTGTTCGCGCTGGTGCACCTTGATCGGGTCGGCATGGCGGTACTCCGCGCTGACATAGGCGTTGTAGCCATCCGTATCCAGGTCGCCGATGCCGCCGGTGGCCGTCACCTTGTGCATCTTGCCGCCGCCGTGCTGCGAATTGCCGACCTCGGCGCTGGCACTGAAGCCCTTGAATTCCTTTTTCAGGATGATGTTGACCACGCCCGCGACAGCGTCGGACCCGTACAGCGCCGAGGCGCCCTCCTTCAGCACCTCGATGCGCTCGACGGCGTCGAAGGGAATCGACGACACATCGACGAACTGGCGCTGCGAATCGTCCGACAGCGGATACGGCGACATGCGGTGGCCATCGACCAGCACCAGCGTCAGGCCGACGGACAGGCCGCGCAGCGACACGCCGGAGGCGCCGGCGGCGAAGGCGCCGGCGAAGCCCGAGCCCAGCGCGCCCTGGCCATTGGCCGACAGGTTGCTCAGCACTTCGGCGATCGACGTCTGGCCCGACCTGGCGATGTCGGCTGCCGTGAGCACCTGGATCGGGCTGGGCGTTTCCTTGTCGGCGCGGCTGATCAGCGAGCCGGTGACCGTGACGCGCTGCATCGGCTGCTGTTCAGCGGCAGCGGGGCCGGTCGTTTGTGCCAGTGCGGGGAATGCGGGAAGAGCGGCCACGGCGCCGAAAGCCAGCGCCAGCGACCGTACGAGAACGGTTTTGTTTGCCATCATGGATTTCCTCTATGAGCCAGCGATGCCGGAAACAGCGATCCGTTCGGATCACGCTATCGGCAAGGCTGTATGGATCGCGCTCCCGCGCCATGCGCGGGAACGATTCGCTCGGAAGACCAGTGGCTGTTGTTATTTATTTCCGAATCCGACATGAGACCATGGGCGGAAATGGGGTGTCAATTTATAAACATTGGTATGCGGCAAACGTGCAACAAATGCATGTATTTCGCCCTTGCCGGCAGTACCTGGGCTTGAAAGTGGTATGCCCGCCGGCTTGCGCGTCCCGCCGGGGCTGCCGTGCGCCGGCGGTCGCCTGGAGAGCGCCGCCAAATAAAAAACCCCGCACAAGGCGGGGTTCGGTCGAGCGGGGCCGGCGAGGCCGGCCCTGGCTTCATCAGAAGCGCTTGTTGTACTCGATCGTCAGGCGGGCCGAACGTGGTGCCGTGTAGCTGATCACGCGCTCGTAGATCGAATTGATCGTGGTGCCGGTCAGGTTGTACGTTTCGTCCACGTTCTGGGCGACCTGCTTGTTGGTGACGTTGAACACGTCGACCTTCACGGCCAGGCCAGGCGCGAAGGCCGGACGGTAGGCTACGTTGGCATCCAGGCGGATATCCCACGGCAGGTTGCCGCGGCTGCCGCGCGGGGCTGCGCTGTCGCCGCACCAGAAGTACACGGAACCGTAGTCGGGCGCGTCGTCCGGCAGGTTCGGGTAGTTGCCGAAGCAGCTGCGCGGGCGGCCGGAGGCTGCCAGGAAGTTGCCGCCGACGCTCCACTCAGGCGTGACTTCGTAGTAGCCGAATGCCTTGACCTGGTGCTTGCGGTCGTTCGGCAGCGGGCCGTAGGCGCCGTACATCAGCTCCTGCGTATCCCAGGTGGACGTTGCCGCCACGTCGGTCTGCGCGTTGTCCGAACGGGTCTGGCCCTCGGTGTTGCCGCGGCTGCGCGACCACGTGTAGTTCACGCGGCCATACCAGCCGTTGCGCAGCGGGTGTTCGGCGAACAGGTCCAGCGCGGAGTACGTACGCTTGGCCTTTTCGAAGCCCAGCTCGGCGGCGCTCAGGTTGACCAGCGTGTACTGCTTGTTGCCTTCGAAGTCGACGCGGAACGTGTTGTCCTTGCCCGGATTGAACGTCACGCAGCCGAGGCCGTGGAAGTTGTCGAGGCTGACATTGTTGCGCTCAGCCCAGGCCACCACGGCGCGGTCGTCGCAGTAGTCGTCGATGGTTTCCTTCAGCTTGCGGTAGGTGACCTTGGCACCGACGTTCAGCGACGGGGTCAGCACTTTTTCCAGGCCCAGCGTGATTTCATCCTGGTAGGTCGGCTTGATGTCGACCGAGGTCAGCGTGTTGACGTCCTTGGCCTGGCCGTACTCGTTGTTGGTCGAGACCACCGGGGTCATGGCCACCAGGCCGGTCGGGTTGCCGTTGGCATCCGTGCCGGTGTAGCTGAAGTATTCACGCGTGTTCAGCGAGCGGCTGGCGCCGCGCACTGCCAGGTGGGTCGGGATCTGCAGCGCGTAGCGGCCGGCCGAACCGAAGACTTTCAGCGACGCGTCGCCGTTCACGTCCCACGTGGCGGCCAGGCGCGGCGACTTGAAGTTCTTCACTTCCAGGAAGGTCTCGCCATCGCCGTTCTTGTTCTTGAAGCCTTCGTTACGCAGGCCCACCGTGACCAGCACGTCCTTCGTGACTTGCCAGCGGTCTTCGATGTACTGCGCGGTCTGGTCGGAGTACGCGTTGGTCGACGAGTCGAACAGGCGGCGGCTGACGAAATAGCCCTGCTGCGCCAGGCCCGGGTAGCTGCCCAGCACGGTCGGGACACCGCCCAGCGAGACGGCCGTCGTGGTGTTGGCATTGAAGTCGTAGAACCAGACGCCGCCACCCGCGTTCACGTCGCCCGCGGCGATCGACTTCAGCTTGTTGTTGTCGAAGCCGGCGCGGATCTGGTGGTTGCCGATCTTGTATTCCAGGTCCATGCGGCCGGACGACGTATCGTTCTTCGCGTCGTTCGGGAAGATCGTGCCGGAGAGCACCTGGCTGGTCGTGTAGTTCAGGCCAGGGTACTGGGCGCGGGACGCCGCGGTGATCTGGTACTGCGAGCTAAGGTCGCCGTCATACGTGTTCTCGACCTTGGTCTTGCTCTGGCCGTACAGGGCGGTGATCGTCAGGTCTTCCGTGATGTTGCCCGTGTAGCGCAGGATCTGCGAGTCGGCGCCGACCGGGGTGTAGTTCGAGTTGTTGCGGTAGTGCTCGGACGACGACTGCTGGGCCGATTTCTGGCCGGTCGCGTAGTTGTAGCCGTAGAGCTGGCGATCCTGCTTGTTGTCATCGCCGAGCAGGGTCAGCTCGAGGCGGTGGTTGTCCGTGATGTTCCAGTCG belongs to Pseudoduganella albidiflava and includes:
- a CDS encoding TonB-dependent receptor; the protein is MIQKTILVRALSAAFSAAALTVAVAPAAFAQSNAAGNVFGRVEAPAGATVVLNNVETGYRRSITLDNNGRYNATAMPPGRYKVELVRDGKVEKTTEVEVLVGQGTDASFVAAGIQAVQVTGRRSRIDVSNSNNGATFTAKELAKLPIATNVDAIIQLAPNTTRADSRYAAGASFGGGGASENAYYINGFPVTNPLTQLGGSELPFGAIAQAQVLTGGFGAEFGRSVGGVLNVTTKSGTNTWEAGAKWEYEPNRLRAEAKDVYYPNTGAPENKATDNTIFRRNSNSTVTGRTYSTYVGGPIIKDTLFMFAAIERKETDRGNVNRYNSTLGIPSSPSLARTGWEDRQDSSNRYLAKFDWNITDNHRLELTLLGDDNKQDRQLYGYNYATGQKSAQQSSSEHYRNNSNYTPVGADSQILRYTGNITEDLTITALYGQSKTKVENTYDGDLSSQYQITAASRAQYPGLNYTTSQVLSGTIFPNDAKNDTSSGRMDLEYKIGNHQIRAGFDNNKLKSIAAGDVNAGGGVWFYDFNANTTTAVSLGGVPTVLGSYPGLAQQGYFVSRRLFDSSTNAYSDQTAQYIEDRWQVTKDVLVTVGLRNEGFKNKNGDGETFLEVKNFKSPRLAATWDVNGDASLKVFGSAGRYALQIPTHLAVRGASRSLNTREYFSYTGTDANGNPTGLVAMTPVVSTNNEYGQAKDVNTLTSVDIKPTYQDEITLGLEKVLTPSLNVGAKVTYRKLKETIDDYCDDRAVVAWAERNNVSLDNFHGLGCVTFNPGKDNTFRVDFEGNKQYTLVNLSAAELGFEKAKRTYSALDLFAEHPLRNGWYGRVNYTWSRSRGNTEGQTRSDNAQTDVAATSTWDTQELMYGAYGPLPNDRKHQVKAFGYYEVTPEWSVGGNFLAASGRPRSCFGNYPNLPDDAPDYGSVYFWCGDSAAPRGSRGNLPWDIRLDANVAYRPAFAPGLAVKVDVFNVTNKQVAQNVDETYNLTGTTINSIYERVISYTAPRSARLTIEYNKRF